A single genomic interval of Pyrobaculum arsenaticum DSM 13514 harbors:
- a CDS encoding CPBP family intramembrane glutamic endopeptidase, whose product MWRFFAVAFGIPWLLMPVMYHTGYAQWALLVMFAPAMGALVAGFRERPELQLSAFKPFFYPLLWVGAALAVAPLLGVRPAFGESLRLVLARSLNVLPDELPEEVVELVEVQNLLMPLAVPMALLVNTFVAFGEEYGWRSYLTPALARRLGWAKASVAVGVLWGVWHAPVLLLGHNYFYKFWPPSVLLMAAFCAAASPFFTYVYLRHGVWGAAALHGGVNAFAGLYYLLYPPEPVWLSNPAGLAGTLAWLPLSLYAYSKLRRAAKESSASADVSTPGT is encoded by the coding sequence ATGTGGAGGTTCTTCGCGGTGGCCTTCGGCATTCCGTGGCTTTTAATGCCGGTTATGTACCACACGGGGTATGCCCAGTGGGCTCTTCTGGTTATGTTCGCCCCGGCCATGGGGGCGCTGGTAGCCGGCTTCAGGGAGAGACCAGAGCTACAGCTGTCTGCGTTTAAGCCCTTCTTTTACCCCCTTCTGTGGGTGGGGGCGGCCCTCGCCGTTGCGCCTCTGCTGGGGGTGAGGCCCGCGTTCGGCGAGTCGCTGAGGCTGGTCCTGGCGCGGTCCCTGAACGTGCTGCCCGACGAGTTGCCAGAGGAGGTGGTGGAGCTGGTGGAGGTTCAGAACTTGTTGATGCCCCTTGCCGTGCCGATGGCGCTCTTAGTCAACACCTTCGTCGCCTTCGGCGAGGAGTACGGCTGGCGGAGCTACCTAACGCCAGCGCTTGCCAGGAGACTCGGCTGGGCTAAGGCCTCCGTCGCCGTGGGCGTCTTGTGGGGGGTCTGGCACGCCCCCGTGTTGTTGCTGGGCCACAACTACTTCTACAAGTTCTGGCCGCCCTCGGTGTTGCTCATGGCGGCTTTCTGCGCCGCGGCGTCGCCTTTCTTCACCTACGTATATCTCAGACACGGGGTTTGGGGAGCCGCCGCGTTGCACGGCGGAGTCAACGCCTTCGCCGGGCTCTACTACCTCCTCTACCCGCCAGAACCAGTGTGGCTCTCAAACCCAGCGGGGCTCGCCGGGACGCTCGCCTGGCTACCCCTCTCGCTCTACGCCTACTCGAAGCTACGCCGGGCGGCTAAGGAGTCGTCAGCCTCGGCAGATGTGTCGACGCCAGGGACGTAG
- a CDS encoding nucleotidyltransferase domain-containing protein: MPRRDMALDKWIEVAKARDAKLKDAVRRFVLEHCPHGDVVLFGSRTRGDDHALSDWDIPHN; encoded by the coding sequence ATGCCTAGAAGAGATATGGCGCTGGACAAGTGGATTGAAGTAGCGAAGGCCAGGGATGCGAAGCTAAAGGACGCGGTGAGGCGGTTCGTCCTAGAACACTGCCCCCACGGAGACGTCGTCTTGTTCGGCTCAAGAACCCGCGGCGACGACCACGCCCTCAGCGACTGGGACATCCCCCACAACTAA
- a CDS encoding HEPN domain-containing protein: MESWLQKAARYKVYARRNFEMGAYDLACFLAQQSAELLLKAALVREAGARPMTHGLYEMAKRLSMIKNVEIGEGVALCAKALE, from the coding sequence GTGGAGTCGTGGCTACAAAAGGCCGCGCGTTATAAGGTGTATGCCAGGCGCAATTTCGAAATGGGGGCCTACGACCTTGCATGCTTCCTTGCACAGCAGTCTGCCGAGCTTCTCCTTAAGGCCGCTCTGGTTAGGGAGGCTGGTGCAAGGCCCATGACCCACGGTCTCTACGAAATGGCGAAGAGACTATCCATGATAAAAAACGTCGAAATAGGCGAGGGGGTTGCGCTGTGCGCCAAGGCCCTAGAATAG
- a CDS encoding ABC transporter substrate-binding protein: protein MKNTLYIVGAVVVLIAILGILLTMGGGQQQTTTAPPSSTQTTQPTTTTKVFKLGALLPLTGGFSSYAKLAQCAAELAVDELNSEYASKGYKFELYVEDTQLDPNVAAQKLQSLYARGVRAVHAGLTSREASGEKPFADQNHIILFSAWSTSSLLALPNDWLYRIVGTDAKQIRAIGAVLKELGVKKVALVYRKDAYGEGLYLELQKEAEKRGFKLVSVAAYDPDPKAFPQTAPEAVKKISSEVKDLVGPDFALVIVSFEDDGSVVLNAIGQDPVLSKARLIGTEGMAYSPILLQEGGNVMANGKIIGTANWALATTPEYQQFAQKFRAKCGAEPITPAPQSYDIIKMLGEIMATIGTDDPDKVRATLEQWGKEGRYKGATGTVLLDENGDRANPSFILWGVTVKNGKPQYIDIGFYNYDKDTIEFTEEGKQYFYG, encoded by the coding sequence ATGAAAAATACATTGTATATTGTAGGGGCTGTAGTAGTGCTCATTGCGATTTTGGGCATACTCCTCACCATGGGCGGCGGCCAACAACAGACAACAACCGCGCCGCCCTCCAGCACGCAGACGACCCAACCCACCACCACAACTAAGGTCTTTAAGCTGGGCGCCCTTCTGCCGCTGACAGGCGGCTTTAGTAGCTACGCCAAGTTGGCCCAATGCGCCGCGGAACTCGCGGTAGATGAACTCAACTCCGAATATGCGAGCAAGGGATACAAATTCGAGCTGTACGTCGAAGACACCCAGCTTGACCCCAACGTGGCGGCCCAGAAGCTACAAAGCCTCTACGCCAGAGGCGTGAGGGCGGTCCACGCAGGCCTCACCAGCAGAGAGGCTTCCGGAGAGAAGCCATTCGCCGACCAGAACCACATAATCCTCTTCAGCGCGTGGTCTACGTCGTCGCTTCTAGCCTTGCCTAACGACTGGCTGTACAGAATCGTCGGCACCGACGCCAAACAGATCAGAGCCATAGGCGCCGTCCTGAAGGAGCTCGGAGTAAAGAAGGTAGCTCTTGTATACAGGAAAGACGCCTACGGCGAGGGCCTATACCTGGAGCTCCAGAAAGAGGCAGAGAAGCGCGGCTTCAAGCTCGTCTCCGTCGCCGCCTACGACCCCGACCCAAAGGCCTTTCCACAAACAGCTCCCGAGGCTGTGAAAAAAATATCCTCAGAGGTTAAAGACTTAGTAGGCCCCGACTTCGCCCTGGTCATCGTATCCTTTGAAGACGACGGCTCAGTGGTGCTAAACGCAATAGGACAAGACCCCGTACTCTCTAAGGCCAGGCTTATAGGCACTGAGGGCATGGCGTATTCGCCCATACTGCTACAAGAAGGCGGCAACGTCATGGCAAATGGGAAGATCATAGGAACCGCCAACTGGGCTCTGGCCACCACACCGGAGTATCAGCAGTTCGCCCAGAAGTTCCGCGCTAAGTGCGGCGCCGAGCCCATAACCCCCGCCCCCCAGTCCTACGACATTATAAAAATGCTTGGCGAAATCATGGCCACGATAGGGACTGACGACCCCGACAAGGTACGCGCCACGCTTGAGCAGTGGGGCAAAGAAGGCCGGTACAAGGGAGCAACCGGCACGGTGCTCCTCGACGAAAACGGCGACAGGGCCAACCCCAGCTTCATCCTCTGGGGCGTCACAGTAAAGAACGGCAAGCCGCAGTACATCGACATCGGCTTCTACAACTACGACAAAGACACCATCGAGTTCACCGAGGAGGGCAAACAGTACTTCTACGGGTAA
- a CDS encoding ABC transporter ATP-binding protein, whose product MSEILKIEGVEAGYGKFHVLFGVDLEVKAGEIVVLLGPNGAGKSTLLNSVVGMADVYSGRIVLMGQKITGRPPHEVTKMGVAYVMQSPNNFGTPNIFGELTVYENLVAASAGIPRGEAQRRIEEVFEIFPKLRELRDRKGKFLSGGERQMLAIGLGLMKKPKLLMLDEPTAGLAPKLVSDFFLAIRDIRDKLGISVLLVEQNAKKALEIGDRAYVLVTGRIKYSGDAKSLSEDKLAELFLGAETGGETRTYADTPRR is encoded by the coding sequence GTGTCTGAAATTTTAAAAATTGAGGGGGTAGAGGCGGGCTACGGCAAATTCCACGTACTGTTTGGCGTAGACCTAGAGGTTAAGGCCGGCGAGATTGTGGTTCTTCTCGGCCCAAACGGCGCTGGCAAGTCGACGCTCTTAAACAGCGTAGTGGGGATGGCCGACGTCTACTCAGGGCGCATTGTGCTGATGGGACAAAAGATCACGGGTAGGCCGCCCCACGAGGTTACGAAGATGGGCGTCGCCTACGTCATGCAGAGTCCTAACAACTTCGGCACGCCGAACATCTTCGGTGAGCTCACCGTGTACGAAAACCTAGTCGCCGCCTCTGCCGGGATTCCGAGAGGCGAAGCCCAGCGTAGGATAGAGGAGGTTTTTGAAATTTTTCCGAAGCTGAGAGAGTTAAGGGATAGGAAGGGCAAATTCTTGTCGGGCGGCGAAAGGCAGATGCTTGCAATTGGGCTTGGGCTGATGAAAAAGCCCAAGTTGTTGATGCTTGACGAGCCCACAGCCGGCCTCGCTCCGAAGCTAGTAAGCGACTTTTTCTTGGCCATAAGAGATATTAGAGATAAGCTGGGCATCTCTGTCCTGCTCGTAGAGCAGAACGCCAAGAAGGCGCTGGAAATAGGCGACAGAGCCTACGTCCTCGTAACAGGCCGCATTAAGTACAGCGGGGACGCCAAGTCGCTGAGCGAGGACAAACTCGCCGAGCTATTCCTCGGTGCAGAGACAGGAGGCGAGACACGTACCTATGCAGATACCCCCCGGCGTTAG
- a CDS encoding DNA-directed RNA polymerase subunit K: protein MEAVSTAELLEKIEKMVELLERALVKRDFYPPRLTKYEIARVVGARAIQLAMGAQPLVDPQEVGSMDPVIIAMEEFRRGLLDFIVVREYPDGKSVRIRLKELLELEKSL, encoded by the coding sequence GTGGAGGCAGTGTCTACTGCTGAACTTTTAGAAAAGATAGAAAAAATGGTCGAGCTTCTGGAGAGGGCCTTGGTAAAGCGGGACTTCTATCCGCCACGTCTCACGAAGTATGAGATTGCCCGCGTAGTAGGGGCTAGGGCTATTCAGCTGGCGATGGGGGCACAGCCGCTGGTCGACCCTCAGGAGGTGGGGTCCATGGACCCTGTGATTATCGCCATGGAGGAGTTTAGACGGGGCCTCCTGGACTTTATAGTTGTGAGAGAGTACCCTGACGGCAAGTCTGTCCGGATCAGGTTGAAGGAGCTTCTTGAGCTTGAGAAGTCTCTTTGA
- the thsA gene encoding thermosome subunit alpha produces the protein MAQQAPKSGVPVMILKEGSQRTTGVDARRSNIQAAKVIAEILATSLGPRGMDKMLIDAFGDVTITGDGATILKEMEVQHPAAKLLIEVAKAQDAEVGDGTTTVVVLAGKLLELGEELLEEGIHPTIVVDGYKKASDYALKVAEEVAKPIELTKEQLLKVVSSALSSKVVAETRDYLAGLVVEAAMQAVEQRDGKPYLDLDWIKIEKKKGKSIYETQLIRGIVLDKEVVHPGMPKRVTNAKIAILDAPLEIEKPEWTTKISVTSPDQIKAFLDQEAEILKSYVEHLASIGANVVITQKGIDEVAQHFLAKKGILAVRRVKRSDIEKLARATGAKIITSIKDARPEDLGTAGLVEERKVGEEKMVFVEDIPNPRAVTILVRGGSDRILDEVERSLQDALHVARDLFREPKIVPGGGAFEVEVARRVREYARKLPGKEQLAALKFADALEHIPTILALTAGLDPVDAIAELRRRHDNGELTAGVDVHGGKITDMAALNVWDPLIVKKQVIKSAVEAAIMILRIDDIIAAGAPKKEEKKGKKEEGEEEKGETKFD, from the coding sequence ATGGCACAGCAAGCACCAAAGTCAGGAGTTCCGGTAATGATACTAAAGGAGGGTTCCCAGCGTACCACCGGCGTTGACGCCCGGCGCTCTAACATACAGGCTGCTAAGGTAATCGCGGAGATACTGGCGACATCCCTAGGTCCTCGCGGAATGGACAAGATGCTCATCGACGCCTTTGGGGACGTCACGATTACTGGTGATGGCGCTACGATTCTCAAGGAGATGGAAGTCCAGCACCCCGCTGCCAAGCTGTTGATCGAAGTAGCGAAGGCCCAAGACGCCGAGGTCGGCGACGGTACCACGACAGTCGTGGTCCTCGCAGGCAAGCTCCTTGAGCTCGGCGAAGAGCTCCTCGAGGAGGGGATCCACCCGACCATTGTGGTAGACGGCTACAAGAAGGCCTCCGACTATGCTCTGAAGGTGGCCGAGGAGGTCGCCAAGCCCATTGAACTTACCAAGGAGCAGTTGCTGAAGGTTGTGTCCAGCGCCCTTTCCTCTAAGGTAGTAGCTGAGACTAGGGACTACCTCGCCGGTCTCGTCGTCGAGGCGGCGATGCAGGCAGTGGAACAGAGGGACGGCAAGCCGTATCTAGACCTAGACTGGATTAAGATCGAGAAGAAGAAGGGCAAGTCCATCTACGAGACCCAGCTGATTAGGGGCATTGTGCTGGACAAGGAGGTGGTGCACCCCGGCATGCCGAAGCGCGTCACCAATGCCAAAATCGCCATTCTAGACGCGCCTCTGGAGATCGAGAAGCCCGAGTGGACGACGAAGATAAGCGTGACCAGCCCCGACCAGATCAAGGCCTTCCTCGACCAGGAGGCGGAGATCCTCAAGTCGTACGTGGAACACTTGGCCTCCATCGGCGCCAACGTGGTAATTACGCAGAAGGGCATCGACGAGGTGGCCCAGCACTTCTTGGCGAAGAAGGGCATACTGGCGGTTAGGAGAGTGAAGAGGAGCGACATCGAGAAACTGGCGAGGGCTACAGGCGCCAAGATAATTACGTCCATTAAGGACGCCAGACCTGAGGACCTCGGCACAGCTGGCCTCGTCGAAGAGAGGAAGGTGGGCGAAGAGAAAATGGTGTTTGTAGAGGACATCCCCAACCCGAGGGCCGTCACCATCCTGGTGAGGGGCGGCAGCGACCGCATACTAGACGAGGTCGAGCGCTCTCTGCAAGACGCCCTCCACGTGGCCCGCGACCTGTTCAGAGAGCCTAAGATCGTGCCCGGCGGCGGCGCCTTCGAGGTAGAGGTGGCAAGGAGAGTGAGGGAGTACGCAAGGAAGCTACCAGGCAAGGAGCAACTCGCGGCGCTGAAATTCGCCGACGCCCTTGAGCACATCCCCACCATACTGGCGCTGACGGCGGGCCTTGACCCCGTAGACGCAATCGCCGAGCTGAGGAGGAGGCACGACAACGGCGAGCTCACCGCCGGCGTAGACGTCCACGGCGGCAAGATCACCGACATGGCCGCCCTCAACGTGTGGGATCCGCTAATTGTGAAGAAGCAGGTAATCAAATCGGCGGTGGAGGCCGCGATAATGATACTACGCATCGATGACATAATCGCAGCGGGAGCGCCGAAGAAAGAGGAGAAGAAAGGCAAGAAAGAGGAGGGCGAAGAAGAGAAGGGCGAGACCAAGTTTGACTAA
- the porB gene encoding pyruvate synthase subunit PorB: protein MSFRLDQLPKKRYVVPGNAACAGCGMMIGWKILGMALGEEAVLTIPASCASVVQGLSPKSGVAMPILNVPFASAAAVATGIAEAFKTLGVKGHAVVWAGDGGTADIGFATLSGAAERNSNILYIMYDNEAYMNTGIQRSSSTPRAAWTTTTPMGKRERKKDVALLMAMHGAPYVATASIAYPQDFYRKLKRAAEVEGFKFIHLLTPCPPGWRFDPAKTVEVARLAVETGAWILWEYDNGKFKLNPPSTVYADKNKRKPLKEYLKLQGRFAHLTDNDIKNLEEEIDAKWQTILALTKTFS from the coding sequence ATGAGCTTCCGCCTAGACCAGCTCCCCAAGAAGAGGTACGTCGTGCCTGGAAACGCCGCCTGCGCCGGATGCGGCATGATGATTGGGTGGAAAATACTTGGAATGGCCCTCGGCGAGGAGGCTGTATTGACCATACCAGCCAGCTGCGCCTCGGTGGTCCAAGGACTAAGCCCCAAGTCCGGAGTCGCCATGCCCATCCTCAACGTCCCCTTCGCCTCAGCCGCCGCCGTGGCGACTGGCATCGCAGAGGCCTTCAAAACACTCGGCGTGAAGGGACACGCCGTGGTCTGGGCAGGAGACGGAGGCACCGCAGACATAGGCTTCGCGACGCTTAGCGGCGCCGCCGAGAGGAACAGCAACATCCTATACATCATGTACGACAACGAGGCCTACATGAACACCGGCATACAGCGCAGTAGCTCCACTCCCCGCGCCGCCTGGACCACCACAACGCCTATGGGCAAACGCGAGAGGAAAAAAGACGTAGCGCTACTAATGGCCATGCACGGCGCCCCCTACGTGGCCACAGCCAGCATTGCATACCCCCAGGACTTCTACAGAAAGTTAAAGAGGGCGGCCGAGGTGGAGGGCTTCAAATTCATACACCTACTCACCCCCTGCCCACCCGGCTGGAGATTCGACCCAGCCAAAACCGTAGAGGTGGCAAGGCTGGCTGTGGAGACGGGCGCCTGGATCCTGTGGGAATACGACAACGGCAAATTCAAACTTAACCCGCCCTCAACTGTATATGCAGACAAGAACAAAAGAAAGCCACTAAAAGAATACCTAAAACTCCAGGGAAGATTCGCCCACCTCACCGACAACGACATCAAAAACCTCGAAGAGGAAATCGACGCAAAGTGGCAAACCATATTAGCGCTGACCAAGACATTTTCTTAA
- a CDS encoding pyruvate ferredoxin oxidoreductase: MKALTVQKTALTGNYAVAYAVKAAKPHVIAAYPITPQTSIVEKLSEFVEKGELSARFVNVESEFAAMSVVYGAAMAGARAFTATSSHGLLYMYEATWWAALSRAPVVMAVVTRTIGPPWNIHVEHNDILTLRDSGWIIGMAETVQEVFDMTLQAFRIAEAALLPTAIGLDGFILSHSTEPVEVTPQDIVDKFLPPRRPDAPITLRPGEPVIFGNLPSDNKIHARHKVAAVYEAQKQAKEIIKKTDEEYGKLTGRSYGGLVEWYKTGDAKYAAVCMGAWCSDAKAAVDALRKRGIPIGLMRVRFLRPFPSEEVAKLDQCEKVIVFDRDITPLGGVLGIEMRAHLTRAEVVNIVAGIAGVDFDAQGFLDAVQKAVEGQYRGVEFVI; encoded by the coding sequence ATGAAGGCGTTGACAGTTCAGAAAACCGCGCTGACGGGGAACTACGCAGTGGCCTATGCGGTGAAGGCGGCGAAGCCCCACGTGATAGCCGCCTACCCCATCACCCCGCAGACGTCGATAGTGGAGAAGCTCTCAGAGTTCGTCGAGAAGGGGGAACTCAGCGCAAGGTTCGTCAACGTGGAGTCTGAATTCGCCGCCATGTCCGTGGTCTATGGAGCCGCAATGGCGGGAGCCAGGGCGTTTACGGCCACCTCCTCCCACGGCCTGCTCTACATGTACGAAGCCACTTGGTGGGCCGCGCTTAGCAGGGCACCGGTCGTCATGGCAGTGGTGACTAGGACAATAGGCCCTCCATGGAATATCCACGTAGAGCACAACGACATCCTCACCCTCAGAGACTCCGGCTGGATTATTGGGATGGCCGAGACGGTGCAGGAGGTGTTTGACATGACGCTACAAGCCTTCAGAATAGCTGAAGCCGCACTACTGCCCACGGCCATAGGCCTAGACGGCTTTATTTTAAGCCACTCCACAGAGCCCGTCGAAGTGACGCCACAAGATATAGTCGACAAATTCCTACCCCCGCGGAGACCCGATGCCCCGATAACACTCCGCCCCGGCGAGCCGGTGATCTTCGGCAACTTGCCCTCCGACAACAAAATACACGCAAGACACAAAGTAGCGGCTGTGTACGAGGCCCAGAAACAAGCGAAGGAGATCATAAAGAAGACAGATGAAGAATACGGAAAATTAACCGGCAGGAGCTACGGAGGGCTTGTCGAGTGGTACAAGACAGGCGATGCCAAATACGCCGCCGTCTGCATGGGGGCTTGGTGTAGCGATGCGAAGGCGGCAGTAGATGCCCTAAGGAAGCGCGGCATCCCCATCGGCCTAATGAGAGTCAGATTCCTCAGACCCTTCCCCAGCGAAGAGGTCGCCAAGCTCGACCAATGTGAAAAAGTCATCGTCTTCGACAGAGACATAACCCCACTAGGCGGCGTTCTTGGGATAGAGATGAGGGCCCACCTGACCAGGGCCGAGGTGGTCAACATCGTCGCCGGAATCGCCGGCGTCGACTTCGACGCCCAGGGCTTCCTAGACGCCGTGCAGAAAGCGGTAGAAGGCCAATACAGAGGTGTGGAGTTCGTAATATGA
- a CDS encoding 4Fe-4S binding protein, protein MIPLSKPAPASAGITGTWRTYKPVVSLDKCIDCGLCWLYCPESVIDWERGHKVTIDYTYCKGCGICADVCPVKAINMIPEET, encoded by the coding sequence GTGATCCCCCTCTCAAAACCCGCACCCGCCTCAGCCGGCATCACCGGCACGTGGCGCACCTATAAACCCGTCGTAAGCCTAGACAAGTGCATAGACTGCGGCCTTTGTTGGCTCTACTGCCCCGAGTCGGTCATAGACTGGGAGAGAGGACACAAAGTAACTATAGACTACACCTACTGCAAGGGTTGCGGCATCTGCGCCGACGTCTGCCCCGTCAAAGCAATAAACATGATCCCCGAGGAGACATGA
- a CDS encoding 2-oxoacid:acceptor oxidoreductase family protein — protein sequence MFEAVFLGRGGQGAVTAVQLLAYAAALEGKKAQALPEFGAERRGAIVRAYLRVGDVLLHSSVKKADYVVVLDGRIVEQIDVRQYGKPGAVYIVNSKTPADWYIAIDATSIALKHGLVVAGWPVVNLIMAAALAAVSGLVSLDSIVKAIPEYVPKRFVESNIKAVVEGYEVAKRSLRPAPSVD from the coding sequence GTGTTCGAGGCAGTGTTTCTGGGTCGGGGAGGACAAGGGGCGGTGACTGCTGTCCAACTTCTCGCCTATGCCGCAGCCCTGGAGGGGAAGAAGGCACAGGCGTTGCCCGAGTTCGGCGCAGAGAGGAGAGGGGCCATAGTGAGGGCCTACCTCAGAGTGGGGGATGTGCTTCTACATTCTTCGGTGAAAAAGGCGGATTATGTGGTGGTGCTGGACGGGCGTATTGTCGAGCAGATCGATGTGAGGCAATACGGCAAGCCGGGAGCCGTGTATATAGTGAACAGCAAGACGCCGGCGGATTGGTACATAGCCATAGACGCCACCTCCATTGCGTTGAAGCACGGCCTTGTTGTGGCTGGGTGGCCTGTGGTTAATCTAATAATGGCAGCGGCGCTAGCTGCTGTGAGTGGGCTAGTTTCTCTAGACAGCATCGTGAAGGCGATTCCAGAATACGTACCTAAGCGATTTGTCGAGAGTAACATAAAGGCCGTGGTGGAGGGCTACGAGGTTGCTAAGAGGAGCTTAAGGCCAGCGCCCTCCGTCGATTGA
- a CDS encoding nucleotide sugar dehydrogenase, with the protein MLVELLKRGELTVAVYGLGYVGMALSAAWTLAGARVIGVDVDAVKVEKLNNGVVEYPERDVVEVLLPAVKNGRFTATTDGVVASIRSQAKIVAVPVFLKKSATSVEVDFSALISASKAIGAGLKKGDLVIIESSVPPGTTEEVVKPVLENTSGLEAEEDFFLAYSPERIMVGHALKDIVENYPKVVAGVGPKSTEEAAGLYRLVSKKGVVVLNSAKEAEFEKLLEGVYRDVNIALANEMAKLANALGISFRKAREAANSQPYSHVHKPGSGVGGNCIPVYPYFLMWVAAKYGVDLPLTRAARAINERQPSEVAFAAVRAMLKNRVNPATAKIAILGLAFRGDVDDPRESPTYGIISTLLNIGIRPEQIVVHDPYIKQDPQLAKWGIAIFQDLEAAVKGADAVVVSTDHTVYRIEASRIAKLMRTPLIVDARGVLVPDVEIYSIDGGRWP; encoded by the coding sequence ATGCTTGTCGAGCTTCTCAAGCGTGGTGAGCTCACAGTCGCGGTCTACGGCCTCGGCTATGTCGGGATGGCCCTATCCGCCGCCTGGACGCTGGCTGGGGCTAGGGTCATAGGCGTCGACGTAGATGCGGTAAAAGTAGAGAAGCTGAACAACGGTGTGGTGGAGTACCCAGAGAGAGATGTCGTGGAGGTACTTCTACCAGCAGTGAAAAACGGGAGGTTTACTGCAACTACTGACGGCGTCGTGGCGTCAATAAGAAGCCAAGCGAAGATCGTGGCAGTTCCTGTCTTCCTCAAGAAGTCGGCTACCTCAGTGGAGGTGGACTTCTCTGCCCTCATCTCCGCCTCAAAGGCCATAGGGGCTGGCCTTAAAAAAGGCGACTTAGTGATAATAGAATCCAGCGTGCCGCCCGGCACCACAGAGGAGGTCGTTAAGCCTGTGCTAGAAAACACCTCCGGCCTTGAGGCGGAGGAGGACTTCTTCCTCGCCTACAGCCCCGAACGCATAATGGTAGGCCACGCCCTCAAGGACATCGTGGAGAACTACCCCAAGGTAGTTGCCGGCGTCGGACCGAAGAGCACAGAAGAAGCCGCCGGGCTTTATAGACTAGTGTCCAAAAAAGGCGTAGTGGTGCTGAACAGCGCCAAGGAGGCTGAATTCGAAAAACTACTAGAAGGCGTATACAGAGACGTCAACATAGCCCTAGCCAACGAGATGGCGAAGCTGGCAAACGCCCTAGGCATATCCTTCAGAAAGGCTAGGGAGGCCGCCAACAGCCAGCCCTACAGCCACGTACACAAACCAGGTTCAGGAGTCGGAGGCAACTGCATCCCCGTATACCCCTACTTCCTCATGTGGGTAGCGGCTAAATACGGCGTAGATCTCCCCCTTACGCGCGCAGCTAGGGCGATAAACGAGAGGCAACCGTCAGAAGTGGCCTTCGCCGCGGTTAGGGCAATGCTCAAAAATAGAGTAAACCCAGCAACTGCCAAGATTGCGATTCTAGGGCTGGCTTTTAGAGGCGACGTAGACGACCCCCGCGAAAGCCCCACATACGGCATAATCTCCACTCTACTAAACATCGGAATAAGGCCAGAGCAGATTGTGGTACACGACCCCTATATCAAGCAGGATCCCCAGCTGGCAAAGTGGGGCATCGCCATCTTCCAAGACCTAGAGGCGGCGGTGAAGGGGGCAGACGCCGTCGTGGTGTCAACAGACCACACAGTCTACAGGATAGAGGCAAGTAGAATAGCCAAGCTCATGAGAACGCCTCTAATTGTGGACGCCCGCGGGGTACTTGTCCCAGACGTCGAGATATACTCAATCGACGGAGGGCGCTGGCCTTAA
- a CDS encoding MBL fold metallo-hydrolase — protein sequence MEIYTIGYGGWISSPHIGYTSLYVRTDVGILLDAGECTYARLAQCGLSWPDVVFISHRHGDHILGLPTFMLMARRVGKKLRVVADRETLEAAAELARLVGIENSLPYVEFVEASGSVTIGETKLTFAPTSHPVQTLAVRIEHGGKCAVYSSDTAPSDNIVELARGCDLLIHEVSGNPGQEEEAHRVGHSTTADAVEIAKRAGVRMLMPIHFYVDPPVVPPSVTLIIPTPCGRLPI from the coding sequence GTGGAAATCTACACAATAGGCTACGGGGGGTGGATCTCTTCTCCGCACATTGGCTACACATCTCTGTATGTGAGAACTGATGTGGGCATATTGTTAGACGCCGGGGAGTGCACATATGCCAGGTTGGCGCAGTGCGGCTTGTCGTGGCCCGACGTGGTGTTTATAAGCCACAGACACGGCGACCACATATTGGGCCTCCCCACCTTTATGCTCATGGCCAGAAGAGTCGGGAAAAAGCTTAGGGTGGTTGCCGATCGGGAGACGCTTGAGGCGGCGGCGGAGTTGGCGCGTCTGGTGGGGATAGAGAACTCTTTGCCATATGTAGAGTTCGTGGAGGCCTCCGGGTCTGTGACAATAGGGGAGACTAAGCTGACCTTCGCCCCCACCTCACACCCAGTTCAAACCCTTGCCGTGAGGATAGAACACGGGGGAAAATGTGCGGTGTACAGCTCCGACACCGCGCCATCTGACAACATCGTAGAGCTGGCCCGTGGTTGCGACTTGTTGATACACGAAGTCTCGGGAAACCCAGGGCAAGAGGAGGAGGCGCATAGAGTCGGCCACAGCACCACGGCAGACGCCGTGGAGATCGCGAAGAGGGCTGGTGTGCGGATGCTCATGCCGATACACTTCTACGTAGATCCCCCAGTGGTTCCCCCAAGCGTCACGCTGATAATCCCGACGCCTTGTGGGAGGCTCCCTATATGA